A single genomic interval of Streptomyces graminofaciens harbors:
- a CDS encoding glycosyltransferase family 2 protein, giving the protein MSGGMKVGAVIITMGNRPDELRALLDSVAKQDGDRVEAVVVGNGSPVPDVAEFSSVVRTVELPENLGIPGGRNVGIEAFGPGGQDVDVLLFLDDDGLLARHDTAALCREAFAADPELGIISFRIADPETGETQRRHVPRLRASDPMRSSRVTTFLGGANAVRTRVFAEVGGLPDEFFYAHEETDLAWRALDAGWMIDYRSDMVLYHPTTAPSRHAVYHRMVARNRVWLARRNLPVLLVPVYLGVWLLLTLLRKPSGPALKAWFGGFKEGWTSSCGRRRPMKWRTVWRLTRLGRPPVI; this is encoded by the coding sequence GTGAGCGGTGGCATGAAGGTCGGCGCGGTCATCATCACCATGGGCAACCGCCCCGACGAGCTGCGCGCTCTCCTCGACTCGGTCGCCAAGCAGGACGGCGACCGCGTCGAGGCGGTCGTCGTCGGCAACGGCTCGCCCGTCCCGGACGTCGCAGAGTTCTCATCGGTTGTACGGACCGTCGAGCTGCCCGAGAACCTCGGCATACCCGGCGGCCGCAACGTCGGCATCGAGGCGTTCGGCCCCGGCGGCCAGGACGTCGACGTCCTGCTCTTCCTGGACGACGACGGGCTGCTCGCGCGCCACGACACCGCCGCGCTTTGCCGCGAGGCCTTCGCGGCCGACCCGGAGCTCGGCATCATCAGCTTCCGCATCGCCGACCCCGAGACCGGCGAGACGCAGCGGCGCCATGTGCCCCGGCTGCGGGCCTCCGACCCGATGCGTTCCTCCCGGGTCACCACCTTCCTCGGCGGCGCCAACGCCGTACGCACCCGGGTCTTCGCCGAAGTGGGCGGCCTGCCGGACGAGTTCTTCTACGCCCACGAGGAGACCGACCTGGCGTGGCGGGCCCTCGACGCGGGCTGGATGATCGACTACCGGTCCGACATGGTGCTGTACCACCCGACGACCGCCCCCTCCCGGCACGCGGTCTACCACCGCATGGTCGCCCGCAACCGCGTCTGGCTGGCCCGCCGCAACCTCCCCGTGCTCCTGGTCCCCGTCTATCTGGGCGTCTGGCTGCTGCTGACCCTGCTCCGCAAGCCGTCGGGACCTGCCCTCAAGGCCTGGTTCGGCGGCTTCAAGGAAGGCTGGACGAGCTCCTGCGGCCGCCGCCGGCCCATGAAGTGGCGTACGGTGTGGCGCCTGACCCGACTGGGCCGACCTCCCGTCATCTGA
- a CDS encoding CDP-alcohol phosphatidyltransferase family protein, translated as MKDRRSGEHWAGRLYMREISLRIDRHLVNTRVTPNQLTYLMTVFGVLAAPALLVPGIPGAVLGVLMVQLYLLFDCVDGEIARWRKQFSIAGVYVDRVGAYLCDAAVLVGFGLRAADLWGTGRIDWLWAFLGTLAALGAILIKAETDLVGVARHQTGKPPVQESASEPRSSGMALARKAAAALKFHRLILGVEASLLILVLAVIDQARGDLFFSRLGVAVMAGIALLQTLLHLVSILASSRLK; from the coding sequence GTGAAGGACCGACGGAGCGGCGAGCACTGGGCCGGCCGGCTCTACATGCGCGAAATCTCGCTGCGCATAGACCGGCACCTGGTGAACACCCGGGTCACGCCCAACCAGCTGACCTACCTGATGACCGTCTTCGGCGTCCTCGCCGCCCCGGCCCTGCTGGTGCCGGGCATCCCGGGCGCCGTCCTCGGCGTGCTGATGGTCCAGCTGTACCTGCTGTTCGACTGCGTCGACGGCGAGATCGCCCGCTGGCGCAAGCAGTTCTCGATCGCCGGCGTCTACGTGGACCGGGTCGGCGCCTACCTGTGCGACGCGGCCGTGCTCGTCGGCTTCGGGCTGCGCGCCGCCGACCTGTGGGGCACCGGCCGGATCGACTGGCTGTGGGCCTTCCTCGGTACCCTCGCCGCCCTCGGCGCCATCCTGATCAAGGCCGAGACGGACCTCGTCGGGGTCGCCCGGCACCAGACCGGCAAGCCGCCGGTCCAGGAGTCGGCCTCCGAGCCGCGTTCCTCCGGCATGGCGCTGGCCCGCAAGGCCGCCGCCGCGCTGAAGTTCCACCGGCTGATCCTCGGCGTAGAGGCGTCTCTGCTGATCCTGGTCCTCGCGGTCATCGACCAGGCCCGGGGCGACCTGTTCTTCTCCCGGCTCGGTGTCGCCGTGATGGCCGGCATCGCGCTGCTCCAGACCCTGCTGCACCTCGTGTCCATCCTCGCCTCCAGCAGGCTGAAGTGA
- a CDS encoding iron-containing alcohol dehydrogenase family protein, with the protein MPVLTRLIPSPIVVDIRPGALDDLATVLADQRISSSGKLAVAISDGSGARLRGRLSPALPDADWFEVGGGTLDDAIKLADAMKRGRYDAVVGLGGGKIIDCAKFAAARVGLPLVAVATNLSHDGLCSPVATLDNDAGRGSYGVPNPIAVVIDLDVIREAPVRFVRSGIGDALSNISAVADWELANRETGESIDGLAAAMARQAGEAVLRHPGGVGDDGFLQVLAEGLVLTGIAMSVAGDSRPASGACHEINHAFDLLFPKRAASHGEQCGLGAAFAMHLRGAKEEAAFMAEVLHRHGLPVLPGEIGFTAEEFVQVVEFAPQTRPGRYTILEHLDLSTDQIRDAYADYAKAIGS; encoded by the coding sequence GTGCCAGTACTGACGAGGCTCATCCCGTCGCCGATCGTCGTCGACATCCGCCCGGGTGCCCTCGACGATCTGGCGACGGTCCTCGCGGACCAGCGGATCTCGTCCTCCGGCAAGCTGGCCGTCGCGATCAGCGACGGCTCCGGGGCCCGCCTGCGCGGCCGGCTCTCCCCGGCGCTGCCCGACGCCGACTGGTTCGAGGTCGGCGGCGGCACACTCGACGACGCGATCAAGCTCGCCGACGCCATGAAGCGCGGCCGCTACGACGCGGTCGTGGGCCTCGGCGGCGGCAAGATCATCGACTGTGCGAAGTTCGCCGCCGCCCGGGTCGGGCTGCCGCTGGTCGCCGTCGCGACGAACCTGTCGCACGACGGCCTGTGCTCGCCGGTCGCCACCCTCGACAACGACGCGGGCCGCGGCTCCTACGGTGTGCCGAACCCCATCGCGGTCGTCATCGACCTCGACGTCATCCGCGAGGCCCCCGTCCGCTTCGTCCGCTCCGGCATCGGCGACGCCCTGTCCAACATCTCCGCGGTCGCGGACTGGGAGCTGGCCAATCGCGAGACGGGCGAGTCCATCGACGGCCTCGCCGCCGCGATGGCCCGCCAGGCCGGCGAGGCCGTGCTCCGCCACCCCGGAGGCGTCGGCGACGACGGCTTCCTCCAGGTGCTCGCCGAGGGCCTCGTCCTCACCGGCATCGCCATGTCGGTCGCGGGCGACTCCCGCCCCGCCTCCGGCGCCTGCCACGAGATAAACCACGCCTTCGACCTGCTCTTCCCCAAGCGCGCCGCCAGCCACGGCGAGCAGTGCGGCCTGGGCGCGGCCTTCGCGATGCATCTGCGCGGGGCCAAGGAGGAGGCGGCGTTCATGGCCGAGGTGCTGCACCGCCACGGTCTGCCGGTCCTGCCGGGCGAGATCGGTTTCACCGCCGAGGAGTTCGTCCAGGTCGTGGAGTTCGCCCCGCAGACCAGGCCCGGCCGCTACACCATCCTCGAACACCTCGACCTCTCCACCGACCAGATCAGGGACGCATACGCCGACTATGCCAAAGCCATCGGTAGCTGA
- a CDS encoding sugar phosphate nucleotidyltransferase, with translation MIGLVLAAGAGRRLRPYTDTLPKALVPVGPEGNEDSLTVLDLTLGNFAEIGLTEVAIIVGYRKEAVYERREALEAKYGLKITLIDNDKAEEWNNAYSLWCGRDAIKHSVILANGDTVHPVSVEKTLLAARGGDKKIILALDTVKSLADEEMKVVVGPEGGMTKITKLMDPAEATGEYIGVTLIEGEAADELADALKTVFETDPQQFYEHGYQELVNRGFRIDVAPIGDVKWVEIDNHDDLAKGREIACQY, from the coding sequence ATGATCGGCCTCGTGCTGGCGGCCGGCGCCGGACGGCGTCTTCGCCCCTACACCGACACCCTTCCCAAGGCTCTGGTGCCGGTCGGCCCGGAGGGCAACGAGGACAGCCTCACCGTCCTGGACCTGACCCTCGGCAACTTCGCCGAGATCGGCCTGACCGAGGTCGCGATCATCGTCGGCTACCGCAAGGAGGCCGTGTACGAGCGCCGCGAGGCGCTGGAGGCCAAGTACGGCCTGAAGATCACCCTCATCGACAACGACAAGGCCGAGGAGTGGAACAACGCCTACTCCCTGTGGTGCGGTCGTGACGCCATCAAGCACTCGGTGATCCTCGCCAACGGCGACACCGTGCACCCGGTCTCCGTCGAGAAGACCCTGCTCGCCGCACGCGGCGGCGACAAGAAGATCATCCTCGCCCTCGACACGGTGAAGTCCCTCGCCGACGAGGAGATGAAGGTCGTCGTCGGCCCCGAGGGCGGCATGACGAAGATCACCAAGCTGATGGACCCGGCCGAGGCGACCGGTGAGTACATCGGCGTCACCCTGATCGAGGGCGAGGCCGCCGACGAGCTGGCCGACGCCCTGAAGACGGTCTTCGAGACGGACCCGCAGCAGTTCTACGAGCACGGCTACCAGGAGCTCGTGAACCGCGGCTTCCGGATCGACGTCGCGCCCATCGGTGACGTCAAGTGGGTCGAGATCGACAACCACGACGACCTCGCCAAGGGACGTGAGATCGCGTGCCAGTACTGA
- a CDS encoding DUF5941 domain-containing protein, translating to MSTAILTGQPVPGSSLESDLRSLGFDLRVAVDAGDAEALLADVPADQRVALVDARFVGHVHALRLGLTDPRFPAAALPGAVTVQPAARQALGRAVAGESSAAPGGTAVAVDSLADRVVAALDTDGVTLHRPELGTLVAVVPADPQARNEARQAVAAVDDEAVRLRTAVKSRDGFFTTHFISPYSRYIARWCARRGLTPNQVTTASLLTALIAAGCAATGTRGGFVAAGLLLIFSFVLDCTDGQLARYSLQYSTLGAWLDATFDRAKEYAYYAGLALGAAQGGDDVWALALAAMVLQTCRHVVDFSFNEANHDAAANTSPTAALSDKLDSVGWTVWVRRMIVLPIGERWAMIAVLTALTTPRITFYALLIGCAFAATYTTAGRVLRSLTRKAQRTDRAARALADLADSGPLAEVLSRIVPSRYAAVARLLALAGAVVVVLTAWFDGPGWSVVLAATVYVLVSADAVARPLKGPLDWLIPPLFRAAEYGTVLVLAAKADVNGALPAAFGLVAAVAYHHYDTVYRIRGDAGAPPRWLVRAIGGHDGRTLLVTVLAALLAPTEFKVALTALAVAVALVVLVESIRFWVTAHKTGAPAVHDEGEPA from the coding sequence CTGTCGACCGCCATCCTCACCGGGCAGCCGGTCCCCGGGTCGTCGCTGGAGAGCGATCTGCGGTCCCTGGGCTTCGACTTGCGGGTCGCCGTCGACGCCGGTGACGCCGAGGCACTCCTCGCCGACGTCCCCGCCGACCAGCGGGTCGCCCTCGTCGACGCCCGTTTCGTGGGCCACGTCCACGCGCTGCGCCTCGGCCTGACCGACCCCCGCTTCCCGGCCGCCGCCCTGCCCGGCGCCGTCACCGTCCAGCCCGCCGCCCGCCAGGCCCTCGGCCGCGCGGTGGCCGGCGAGTCCTCGGCCGCCCCCGGCGGGACGGCCGTCGCCGTGGACAGCCTCGCCGACCGCGTGGTCGCCGCCCTCGACACCGACGGCGTCACCCTCCACCGCCCCGAACTCGGCACCCTCGTCGCCGTTGTCCCCGCCGACCCGCAGGCCCGCAACGAAGCCCGTCAGGCCGTGGCCGCCGTCGACGACGAGGCCGTACGGCTGCGCACGGCGGTGAAGTCCCGCGACGGCTTCTTCACCACGCACTTCATCAGCCCGTACTCCCGCTACATCGCCCGCTGGTGCGCCCGCCGCGGTCTGACCCCGAACCAGGTCACCACGGCCTCGCTCCTCACCGCCCTGATCGCGGCGGGCTGCGCGGCCACCGGTACCCGCGGCGGCTTCGTCGCCGCCGGGCTGCTGCTCATCTTCTCCTTCGTCCTCGACTGCACCGACGGCCAGCTGGCCCGCTACTCGCTGCAGTACTCGACGCTCGGTGCCTGGCTCGACGCCACCTTCGACCGCGCCAAGGAGTACGCCTACTACGCGGGCCTCGCGCTCGGAGCCGCCCAGGGCGGCGACGATGTCTGGGCCCTCGCCCTCGCCGCGATGGTCCTCCAGACCTGCCGCCACGTCGTCGACTTCTCCTTCAACGAGGCGAACCACGACGCCGCCGCCAACACCAGCCCCACCGCCGCCCTCTCCGACAAGCTCGACAGCGTCGGCTGGACGGTCTGGGTGCGCCGGATGATCGTCCTCCCGATCGGCGAGCGCTGGGCGATGATCGCCGTCCTCACGGCGCTCACCACTCCCCGCATCACCTTCTACGCGCTGCTCATCGGCTGCGCCTTCGCCGCGACCTACACCACGGCCGGCCGGGTGCTGCGCTCCCTCACGCGCAAGGCGCAGCGCACCGACCGGGCCGCACGGGCGCTGGCGGACCTGGCCGACAGCGGGCCCCTGGCCGAGGTGCTCTCACGCATCGTGCCGAGCCGATACGCGGCCGTCGCGCGGCTCCTGGCCCTCGCCGGTGCCGTCGTCGTGGTACTCACGGCCTGGTTCGACGGGCCCGGCTGGTCGGTCGTCCTCGCCGCCACCGTCTATGTCCTGGTGTCCGCCGACGCCGTCGCGCGCCCCCTCAAGGGCCCCCTCGACTGGCTGATTCCCCCGCTGTTCCGCGCCGCCGAATACGGCACCGTACTGGTACTGGCGGCCAAAGCCGATGTGAACGGGGCGCTTCCCGCGGCATTCGGGCTGGTGGCGGCAGTCGCCTACCATCACTACGACACGGTGTACCGCATTCGCGGTGACGCCGGCGCGCCACCGAGGTGGCTGGTGCGGGCGATCGGCGGGCACGACGGCAGAACGCTGCTGGTCACTGTCCTGGCCGCGCTGCTCGCGCCCACAGAGTTCAAGGTCGCGCTCACGGCTCTCGCCGTGGCCGTGGCGCTCGTGGTGCTCGTCGAGAGCATCCGCTTCTGGGTGACCGCCCATAAAACCGGCGCACCCGCCGTACACGATGAAGGAGAACCCGCATGA
- the galE gene encoding UDP-glucose 4-epimerase GalE, producing the protein MTWLITGAAGYIGAHVVRVMTAAGEQVVALDDLSSGVRGRLPESIPLVRGSALDGELLKRTLAEHAVTGVVHLAARKQVGESVAQPTRYYQENVGGLATLLEAAAGAGVERFLFSSSAAVYGNPDVDLITETTPCAPMSPYGETKLAGEWLVRAAGRAHGMATVCLRYFNVAGAAEPALADTGVFNVVPMVFDRLSRDEPPRIFGDDYPTPDGTCVRDYIHVADLADAHLAAAQRLTTEGTSGDLTVNIGRGEGVSVRELVALIGEVTGDRRPALVEPRRPGDAPRAVASAALAERELGWTARRGVREMVESAWAGWRLHHGL; encoded by the coding sequence ATGACCTGGCTGATCACAGGCGCCGCCGGCTACATCGGCGCACACGTTGTACGAGTCATGACCGCGGCCGGAGAGCAGGTGGTCGCCCTCGACGACCTCTCCTCCGGAGTCCGCGGCCGCCTCCCGGAGAGCATCCCGCTGGTGCGCGGCTCCGCCCTCGACGGAGAGTTGCTGAAGCGGACCCTCGCGGAGCACGCGGTCACCGGGGTGGTGCACCTCGCGGCCCGTAAGCAGGTCGGCGAGTCCGTGGCGCAGCCGACGCGCTACTACCAGGAGAATGTGGGCGGGCTCGCCACACTTCTGGAGGCCGCCGCGGGGGCCGGCGTCGAGCGGTTCCTCTTCTCCTCGTCGGCCGCCGTGTACGGCAATCCGGACGTGGACCTCATCACCGAGACCACCCCGTGCGCCCCGATGAGCCCGTACGGCGAGACGAAGCTCGCCGGGGAGTGGCTGGTACGGGCGGCCGGCCGGGCCCACGGCATGGCGACCGTCTGCCTGCGCTACTTCAACGTGGCCGGCGCGGCCGAACCGGCGCTGGCGGACACCGGTGTCTTCAACGTCGTCCCCATGGTCTTCGACCGCCTCAGCCGCGACGAGCCCCCACGGATCTTCGGCGACGACTACCCGACCCCGGACGGCACCTGCGTCCGCGACTACATCCATGTCGCCGACCTCGCCGACGCGCACCTCGCGGCGGCCCAGCGGCTCACGACCGAGGGCACCTCGGGGGATCTGACCGTGAACATCGGTCGCGGGGAGGGCGTTTCGGTGCGTGAACTCGTCGCGCTGATCGGCGAGGTGACCGGTGACCGCCGGCCCGCGCTCGTCGAGCCGCGCCGCCCCGGGGACGCGCCGCGCGCGGTCGCCTCGGCCGCGCTGGCCGAGCGTGAGCTGGGCTGGACGGCTCGGCGCGGAGTGCGCGAGATGGTCGAGTCGGCCTGGGCGGGCTGGCGGCTGCACCACGGCCTCTGA